A segment of the Rhizobium sp. ZPR4 genome:
CACCGTCCATCGATCTTCACCAGCGACAGATAATCCGAAAACTTCATCCCGGCGAATTCGTCGACAACCTTGACGCTGGCGGCATCGCCTTCGATGTCGATCAGCTCGATGTCCATCAGCGGTATGGTGCCGGGCGGGGCGCTGCCTTCCTCGACGATGGCGGCGATGAATTCATCCCGCGTCATCCATTCCACCGCGCCCTGATAATTGCCGATGATACCAGCCCGCGGATGGAAGGCCTTGCGCAGCGCCGGCTCGTTCGCGAATGCCATTCCATCGACATAGAGATGAACAACCGCACGGATTGCCTGCTCTTCCGACATCTCGCCATTCCTCGTTTGAGTCATGCCTAGGATATCATGGACGCCGCCGGCTGACAAAAATGCGGGCAGCGTGCTCGCAATGATTTGAAGGATATTATTCCACGAAGACGCGCACGCTTGCCGCACGCCCGGCGGCATCGATGACGGTCAGCGTCGAATAGCCAGCGCCATCGGGCGTCCATTGATTGGTGCGGCGACGAGACATGTCGGGCAACGGTTTGCCGTTGGCGAGCCATCGGAACGGCGCCCGTCCACCCTGCAGCTTCAGCGCCAGCGGCATGATCTGGTCGTTGCCGCTGCTGGCGCCGAGATCGACGCGCGCGCCTTCGGGCGGATAGACGATCTGCGGCGCCGGTTCGCGGCTGGAGGCGGCCAGTAGGCCGGCTGCAGTCACGGAAAAGCGCCGTTGGCTGATCGGCAGCTCGGTCGGCGCGATGCGTACGGCGCCCATGGGAGCCGGAGGGAAGGGGGTTATGGCAACGCCCGATTTGGCGAAGGCCTCGAACAGGATGGGGGCGGCGGAAACATAGCCTGCAAGCCCCGGCACGGCGCCATTGTCCGGGCGGCCGACCCAGACGCCAAGCACATGCGCACCATCATAGCCGATCGACCAGGCATCGCGATTGCCGTAGCTGGTGCCGGTCTTGTAGGCGATGCCGAGCTGCTTGCTGCCGCGCGGCGCGATGATGTCGGAGAGAATATCGGTGATGTTCCAGACCGCGATCGGCTCCATCAGCGGCTCGCCGTCGATCGGTCCCGGCTCGTCCTGAACGCCATCGCCGATGCGCATCGCCTTGCCGCGATTGGCAAGCCCGGCATAGAGCTGCACCAGATCCTTCAGCGTCACGCCGACGCCGCCAAGGCCGATGGCAAGGCCGGGCGCCTCGTTCGGCGGCAGCTTCGGCTTCACCTCGGCGCGACGGAAGCGCACCAGCAGGCGAGTCGGCCCGACCGCGTCGAGCAGACGCACGGCCGGCACATTGAGGGATAGCTGTAGCGCCTGGCGCACGCTGACATCGCCCTGGTAGCTCATGTCGAAATTGCGCGGGCGATAGCCGTAGAAATCGGCGGGGCGATCCTCGATGATCGTCTCCTGCGCCACATAACCCTGCTCGAAGGCAAGACCGTAGATGAAGGGTTTCAGCGTCGAGCCGGGCGAGCGCAGCACGCGCGTCATGTCGACCCAGCCGGCGCGCGAGGAATCGAAATAATTGGCCGAGCCGACTTCGCCGATGATCTCGCCGGTCTTGGCGTCGGCCATGATCATGGCGACAGACACCTTCGGCCCGAGCCGCTTCGCCGCCGCATCGGCAACGGCTTCCAGACCCTGCTGCACATCCCGCCGCAGCGTCGTCTTATGCTTGATGACGCCGGGCTGCTTCTTGAGTGCCAGTTCGGCCAGATGGGCGGCATAGGCCGGCAGCTGCCGCCGGTCCGCTGGAATAGGCGAGAGCGACGCGCGTTCCGCTTCGCCCTCACCGATCACGGTAGCGACGGCGGCGCGCTCGAGCACGCGATGGCGGGCGGCTTGTGCTGCGGCGAGATTGCGGTCCGGCCGGCGCTTTTCCGGCAACTGCGGCAGGGCAACCAGCAGGCCTGCCTGCGCGACGGTCAGGTGCTTCGGCTCCTTGCCGAAATAGGCAAGGCTCGCGGCGCGCACGCCTTCCAGATTGCCGCCATAGGGCGCGTGGGTCAGGTAGAGGTCGAGGATCTGTTCCTTGGTCAGCCGCCGCTCGATCTGGATGGCGCGGACGACCTGCAGGAGCTTTGCCGTCATCGAGCGCTCGCTGCGCGGCTCGATCAGGCGCGCCACCTGCATGGAGAGCGTCGAACCGCCCGACACGATGCGGCCGTGGGTGACGAGCTGCAGGAAGGCGCGGCCGATCGCCATGGGATCGACGCCGTGGTGGTCGTAGAAGCGCCGATCCTCATAGGCGACCAGCATGCGCAGATATTGCGGATCGACATCGGCAACGCCGGTCTTCAGCCGCCAGCGGCCCTCAGGCGTTGCGAAGGCACGCAGCAGATCGCCATTGGCGTCGAGCACTTCGGCCGAGACTATGCGGGCATTGTCGAGCGGCGGCGGATAGGCGCGGTCTGCGGCTTCCAGGCCAAAGACCAGAGCCACCACCATCAAGGCAGTGGCTCCAAAGCCGATCGCAATTTTCCACCGCGCCTTCATGACTGCTTCTTACTGCTGGGCGCCCAGCACCTCCATGCGGCCCATCGCCGTGCGGGCCGAAAACTGCGGACGATACATGTCCTCGACGCTTGCGGCCGGATGATCGTAGACGCCGGGGGTCACGGCGCGCACGACATAGGCGAAGGTCATGTCACGGTCTGCTCCGGAATTCTGGTCGAAGGCGGCGACGAAACGGTCGTTGCGGAATTCGACATGGGCGGGCTGAACTTCGCTGAGGAAGTCGAAGTTCGAGAGCTGGGCGCTGTTGACGATGCTCGGATTGTCGATCTCGAAGCCTGCAGGCAGGAGATCGGTCACGAGGATGCGCTGCGGCCAGTCATTGTCTTCGGTCACGTGCAGCACGACCACATAGCGCTCGTTCTGCTGTGCCTGGCTGACATTCGCCTCTTCGCCGTCGAGCGTGTAGTATTTGCGTTCGATCTTGAAGCCGTTGCCGCCGGCCGGCAGCTGCGCAACCGGAGCCGCGACCGTAGTCACGGCAGCCGACAGCGGCTGGCGGGTGGTGTTGGTGACAGTCAGCGGATGGCCCATCAGGGCGTCGCCGCTCATCTGGGCCATGTAGGTGCCGCTATGGGCGGCGCCGTTGACATCGAGCGTCAGGCCGTCATCGCCGTTCTGCAGAGCGCGGGCGGCGAGCAGCATCCAGGTCTGTTCCTGCGTGCTGGTATATTTCCGGCTCTGCCAATCCTTGGCGACGACGCTTGCGAGTTCCGGAATGATCGGGGGCACCGGACGGCTTTCGGCCGCCAGCGCCAGCACGGCGGCGCCATCGCGCAGCGACGAACCGTAATCCGAGCGGATGAAGCTGACCTTGGTCACCGCCGCCTGCTGCGACATCTGCAGCGAGTCCACGAAGATGTTGCGCGAGCGCTGTGCATCCCCGTAAAGCGCGAGAGCCGAAGCCAGGTGCGCCTTGGAGAGCGGCGTCGGGAAATCGTTCAGCATGGTGTCCGCATAGTAGCGCAGATCGCTGATCGAAGCCTTCTTGTTGCGCGCCAGCACGTAGAGCGCATAGGCGATCTCGTTGCCGTTATCCTTGACGTTGGTATTGGCACTCAGCGCATTCTGGAGGTTTTCGAGCCCCTGCACCATGGCCTGGTCCGGCACGCTGTACTTCTGCTCGCGGGCGCGGGTCAGGAAGTCCATCACGTAAGCATCGAGCCAGAGATCGCCGGAGCCCGGCCCCCAGAGGCCGAAGCTGCCGGTGGAGGACTGGTAGGACATTTCGCGATAGATGGCGTCCTGCACGCGCTTGTGGATCTCGGTATCGTCGGCAAGGCCGTTCTTGATGGCCATGTCGCTGAAATAGAGCAGCGGCATGGCGCTGCTCGCCGTCTGTTCCGCGCAGCCATAGGGATAGCGACTGAGGCTCATCAGCAGCGCCGGCACGTCGAAGGCGCTGGAGCGGCTGACATTGACGCTGACCGAGGCGCCGGGCAACACGCTGTCGGCGAGAAGGTCGGCATTGACCGTCAGGCTCTTGCCGGGGGCAAGCGCGATGACGCGCCGTTCGGTCAGCGGCAGCTGCGACGGGCGCACCGGGATATCGACCGATTGGTCGAGCGACATGCCCGACGCATTCGACAGCTTGATCGAAACCGTGCCGTCACCCGGCTGTCCGCCGGTCAGCGGTAGGGTGATGTTGTATTTTCCGCCGGTCTGAAGGTTGATCTTCTGCTGTGTGGCATTTGCGTCCACCGTCACCGCGCTGTTGCCCGTCACCGCGAGCGTGTACTCGCCGGCAGGGGCATCGGTATTGGCGACGTCGAGACGCAGGTTTGCCTTGTCCCCGGGCGCCAGGAACTTCGGCAGGCTTGCGGTGACGACGACGGGATCGCGGATGATCACGTCGCGCGTCGCGTGGCCGACGCCGGCCTTCGACCAGGCAACGGCCATCAGCCGTGCCGTGCCGTTGAACTGCGGGATGTCGAAGCTGACATTGGCCTTGCCGTTGGCATCGAGCTTGATCGGACCGGAGAAGAAGGCGATCAGCTTTTCCTTCGGCGGGCTTGCCTGCAGGGCCGCCTGTCCGCCGTCGCCGCCGGTGCGCAGCTTGCCGGTCGCGCCAAGCGAGCCATCGATCAGGCGACCGTAGATGTCGCGGATTTCGAGACCGAGCTGACGCTGGCCGTAATACCAGTCATCCGGTGCCGGCGGCTGGTAGCGGGTCAGGTTGAGGATGCCGACATCGACGGCGGCGATCGTGACATAGGCGTCCTCGTTGGCGCCCGCGCCCGCGACCTGCAGAGCGACGTTCAGTGGCTGACGCGGCAGCGTCTTCTCGGGCGCGTCGATCTTGATCTGCAGCTTGCGCTCGCCGGGGTCGACCGGCGCCCATTTGATGCCGATGGCGCGCATCGGCATGCGGCTTTCCTGGGCGTCGCCGGGGCGGAAGAGGGTTGCCGTCAGATAGGTGCCGGCGCCCCAATCGGCCGTGACCGGGATATCGACTTCGCCGCCCGTCGCGCCGATATCGGCATTGGTGACCGAGATCAGCGTTTCCGAGCCCGCCGTCACCATCAACTGGCCGGCATAGCGCGAGGTCACCTTCAGCTTGGCCGTATCGCCGACATGGTAGCTTTCCTTGTCGAGCGCGATTTCGAGCGCATCCGGCGTTTCCGTCGAGGTGGAGGCGACATACCAGCCGGCATTGAACTCGACGCTGGATTGAGGGCCGTTGGCATCGGCGGTGGAGACTTCGAGGCGATAGCGGCCCCAGGTGACGGGCATGGAAATCGCCGCGCCATCCGTCGTGGCGTTGACCGTGCCGACCGCCACCTGCTTGGTGGACATGATCGGCTCGAACTTCCAGCTGCTGCCATCGCGATACCATTGATAATTGCGCTCGACGCTGAGCAGCTTCCAGGTCAGGCCCTGCATGGCCTGCTTCTGGCCGTTGGCGTCCACGGCGATGATGTGGAAGTTGCCGACGGAGTTTTCGCCGAGATCGCCGTCGAATTCCGGCTTGATGCCGATGCGCGGACCATCCGCCTTGACGGGCAGGGTCAGCGAGCGCTCGACGGCGCGGCCGCCGGCTTCCTGCATGCGCACCGTGATATTGGCGTTCAGCAGCTGCGTGGTCGAAGGCGTGTCGTTGATCGTGACGTCGAAGGTGGTCTTGCCGTTTTCATCCAGCGCCTGCAGGTCTTCGAGCGGCACTTGCGTGCTCTCGGCCTTGCTGTCACCGCTGCTGCTGTCATCGTCGTCATTGTTTGCATTTGCCTTGCCTGCGCCTTCGTCGGCGAGGCCGAACTGATAGCCCTTGTAGGCGTCGCTCTGGCGCGTCGGCTTCAGCGTTACTTCGCCTTCAAGGTTGAGACCGGCGGCCGGCGCGCCATAGAGGTAGCGTCCGTCGACATTAACAGGCGTCGGCTGGCCAACTTCGATTTCCTTGGCGTCGCTCTTCATGTCGAATTCGATGCGATCCGGCACGAAATCGTCGACGAGGAAGGTCTGCGAGCCGATGGAGGCGCCCTTCGGGTCGGTATAGATGTTCATCGTCCAGGTGCCGCGCATCGAAGTCTGCTGCAGCGGCAGGTCGACATTGTAGCCGCCGAGCTTGCCGCCATCGGTGACGATACGGCGGTCTTCCACGCCATCCGGGCGCAGGAAGACGAAGGTGAGCGGCAGGCTATCGACCGCCGTCGAGCTGACGTCGCGGGCAAGGGCGGAGGCATGCACGGTCTCGCCGGCGCGGTAGATGCCGCGTTCGGTCCAGGTGAGCAGGTCGATCGCGCCGGGCGCGGTGCGGCCGGCCACGCCGCGGTCGGAAAGATCGAAGCCGGCGCGGGTCATGTCGAGGAAGACA
Coding sequences within it:
- a CDS encoding nuclear transport factor 2 family protein; the protein is MSEEQAIRAVVHLYVDGMAFANEPALRKAFHPRAGIIGNYQGAVEWMTRDEFIAAIVEEGSAPPGTIPLMDIELIDIEGDAASVKVVDEFAGMKFSDYLSLVKIDGRWSVVNKVYHLHR
- the pbpC gene encoding penicillin-binding protein 1C, coding for MKARWKIAIGFGATALMVVALVFGLEAADRAYPPPLDNARIVSAEVLDANGDLLRAFATPEGRWRLKTGVADVDPQYLRMLVAYEDRRFYDHHGVDPMAIGRAFLQLVTHGRIVSGGSTLSMQVARLIEPRSERSMTAKLLQVVRAIQIERRLTKEQILDLYLTHAPYGGNLEGVRAASLAYFGKEPKHLTVAQAGLLVALPQLPEKRRPDRNLAAAQAARHRVLERAAVATVIGEGEAERASLSPIPADRRQLPAYAAHLAELALKKQPGVIKHKTTLRRDVQQGLEAVADAAAKRLGPKVSVAMIMADAKTGEIIGEVGSANYFDSSRAGWVDMTRVLRSPGSTLKPFIYGLAFEQGYVAQETIIEDRPADFYGYRPRNFDMSYQGDVSVRQALQLSLNVPAVRLLDAVGPTRLLVRFRRAEVKPKLPPNEAPGLAIGLGGVGVTLKDLVQLYAGLANRGKAMRIGDGVQDEPGPIDGEPLMEPIAVWNITDILSDIIAPRGSKQLGIAYKTGTSYGNRDAWSIGYDGAHVLGVWVGRPDNGAVPGLAGYVSAAPILFEAFAKSGVAITPFPPAPMGAVRIAPTELPISQRRFSVTAAGLLAASSREPAPQIVYPPEGARVDLGASSGNDQIMPLALKLQGGRAPFRWLANGKPLPDMSRRRTNQWTPDGAGYSTLTVIDAAGRAASVRVFVE
- a CDS encoding alpha-2-macroglobulin family protein; the encoded protein is MSKRAFIGFSAFLLATFASLTPSVAADVKRQVVTTKDGDYFGFDLRTEQNVTLDQCSASCIGDKSCKAFTYNPKVKWCFMKSDFNQLNNFPGAIAGKIVETVATSEPDIGAAPALSFLSDNFVQSARDAKNTLTLGNELKGQGVESLIALGRIELTSGNVNNALNAFQGALSLSPDNGDLWVEMARAANTITNDTSVATRAAYAALNGYQLTRTTSSRADALAVLAEALKNAQNYRPALSAYKASLNLVSSAAVQAAYNDLLARQGFRVTGNTLDNDNASPRACVQFSEKLVKSGVDYTPFVTLNGAAPKGVDAKDNQICVEGLEFGQHYRISLRAGLPSSVDENLASQVNVDIYVKDRAASLRFTGDNFVLPSTARRGIPIVSVNANTANLKLYRIGDRNIAQLLNNSQFLTQVDSYSAQTIQDTNGELVWQGSIEIKQELNKEVATSFPVDEALPQRKPGVYVLTAVAPNGGHEWDPQATQWFVVSDIGVTTYAGTDGLNVFARSLGSAKPLAGIQLQLLAKNNEILGTAKTDDNGRAVFSAGLMRGTAGMTPAVITAQNGDQDYVFLDMTRAGFDLSDRGVAGRTAPGAIDLLTWTERGIYRAGETVHASALARDVSSTAVDSLPLTFVFLRPDGVEDRRIVTDGGKLGGYNVDLPLQQTSMRGTWTMNIYTDPKGASIGSQTFLVDDFVPDRIEFDMKSDAKEIEVGQPTPVNVDGRYLYGAPAAGLNLEGEVTLKPTRQSDAYKGYQFGLADEGAGKANANNDDDDSSSGDSKAESTQVPLEDLQALDENGKTTFDVTINDTPSTTQLLNANITVRMQEAGGRAVERSLTLPVKADGPRIGIKPEFDGDLGENSVGNFHIIAVDANGQKQAMQGLTWKLLSVERNYQWYRDGSSWKFEPIMSTKQVAVGTVNATTDGAAISMPVTWGRYRLEVSTADANGPQSSVEFNAGWYVASTSTETPDALEIALDKESYHVGDTAKLKVTSRYAGQLMVTAGSETLISVTNADIGATGGEVDIPVTADWGAGTYLTATLFRPGDAQESRMPMRAIGIKWAPVDPGERKLQIKIDAPEKTLPRQPLNVALQVAGAGANEDAYVTIAAVDVGILNLTRYQPPAPDDWYYGQRQLGLEIRDIYGRLIDGSLGATGKLRTGGDGGQAALQASPPKEKLIAFFSGPIKLDANGKANVSFDIPQFNGTARLMAVAWSKAGVGHATRDVIIRDPVVVTASLPKFLAPGDKANLRLDVANTDAPAGEYTLAVTGNSAVTVDANATQQKINLQTGGKYNITLPLTGGQPGDGTVSIKLSNASGMSLDQSVDIPVRPSQLPLTERRVIALAPGKSLTVNADLLADSVLPGASVSVNVSRSSAFDVPALLMSLSRYPYGCAEQTASSAMPLLYFSDMAIKNGLADDTEIHKRVQDAIYREMSYQSSTGSFGLWGPGSGDLWLDAYVMDFLTRAREQKYSVPDQAMVQGLENLQNALSANTNVKDNGNEIAYALYVLARNKKASISDLRYYADTMLNDFPTPLSKAHLASALALYGDAQRSRNIFVDSLQMSQQAAVTKVSFIRSDYGSSLRDGAAVLALAAESRPVPPIIPELASVVAKDWQSRKYTSTQEQTWMLLAARALQNGDDGLTLDVNGAAHSGTYMAQMSGDALMGHPLTVTNTTRQPLSAAVTTVAAPVAQLPAGGNGFKIERKYYTLDGEEANVSQAQQNERYVVVLHVTEDNDWPQRILVTDLLPAGFEIDNPSIVNSAQLSNFDFLSEVQPAHVEFRNDRFVAAFDQNSGADRDMTFAYVVRAVTPGVYDHPAASVEDMYRPQFSARTAMGRMEVLGAQQ